The following are encoded together in the Mammaliicoccus vitulinus genome:
- a CDS encoding ATP-dependent Clp protease ATP-binding subunit, translating to MLFGRLTERAQRVLAHAQEEAMRLNHSNIGTEHLLLGLMKEPEGIAAKVLDAFGITEEKVTKEVENLIGQGQEQVGAIHYTPRAKKVIELSMDEARKLNHTFVGTEHLLLGLIRENEGVAARVFANLDLNITKARAQVVKSLGSPEQGSKNAQTTKNQATPTLDGLARDLTVIAEDGTLDPVIGRSDEITRVIEVLSRRTKNNPVLIGEPGVGKTAIVEGLAQAIVQNEVPETLKGKRVMSLDMGTVVAGTKYRGEFEERLKKVMEEIHQAGNIVLFIDELHTLIGAGGAEGAIDASNILKPALARGELQCIGATTLDEYRKYIEKDAALERRFQPVKVDEPNTKDSISILKGLRDRYEAHHRINISDEAIEAAVNMSDRYISDRFLPDKAIDLIDEASSKVRLRNYTTPPSLKELELELETVKKEKDAAVHSQEFENAANLRDKQTKLEKQLEDTKNEWKKAQGEKNTCVTAEDIAVVVANWTGVPITKLNETESERLLNLESILHGRVIGQNDAVQSISKAVRRARAGLKDPKRPIGSFIFLGPTGVGKTELARTLADAMFGEEDAMIRVDMSEFMEKHSVSRLVGSPPGYVGHDDGGQLTENVRRKPYSVILFDEIEKAHPDVFNILLQVLDDGHLTDSKGRKVDFRNTVIIMTSNVGAQELQNARFVGFGAKDSGPDYETIRKTMMDELKQQFRPEFLNRVDDIIVFHKLEKSHLKEIVAKMAGNLTKRLSEQGIHITLSDPAQEKIADEGFDPEYGARPLTRAIQKHVEDNLSELILSGQDLVGKDVMVDYRDDEFKFDISDHKEDETEQETSQA from the coding sequence ATGCTATTTGGTAGATTAACAGAGCGTGCACAACGCGTATTAGCGCATGCACAAGAAGAAGCAATGAGATTGAATCATTCAAATATAGGAACAGAACATTTATTATTAGGTTTAATGAAAGAACCAGAAGGAATTGCAGCTAAAGTTCTTGATGCGTTTGGTATTACTGAAGAAAAAGTAACTAAAGAAGTTGAGAATTTAATTGGTCAAGGCCAAGAGCAAGTAGGCGCAATTCATTACACACCTAGAGCTAAAAAAGTAATCGAACTTTCTATGGATGAAGCAAGAAAGCTCAACCATACATTCGTAGGAACAGAACATCTTTTATTAGGACTCATTCGTGAAAACGAAGGTGTCGCTGCTCGTGTGTTTGCTAACTTAGATTTAAATATTACAAAAGCAAGAGCACAAGTTGTGAAATCATTAGGTAGTCCAGAACAAGGTTCGAAAAATGCACAAACTACTAAAAATCAAGCAACACCTACTTTAGATGGATTAGCTAGAGACTTAACAGTGATTGCTGAAGATGGAACTTTAGATCCAGTTATTGGACGTTCAGACGAAATCACAAGAGTGATAGAAGTATTAAGTAGAAGAACTAAAAACAACCCAGTTCTAATTGGGGAACCTGGTGTCGGTAAGACGGCGATTGTCGAAGGACTAGCACAAGCAATTGTACAAAACGAAGTGCCTGAAACATTAAAAGGTAAACGTGTTATGTCGTTAGATATGGGAACAGTTGTTGCTGGTACTAAATATCGCGGTGAATTTGAAGAAAGATTGAAAAAAGTAATGGAAGAAATTCATCAAGCTGGTAACATCGTGTTATTCATTGATGAGTTACACACACTTATTGGTGCTGGTGGTGCAGAAGGTGCGATTGATGCATCTAATATCTTGAAACCTGCACTAGCGCGTGGTGAATTACAATGTATCGGTGCTACAACATTAGATGAGTATCGTAAATATATTGAAAAAGACGCAGCGTTAGAAAGACGTTTCCAACCAGTTAAAGTTGATGAACCAAATACTAAAGATTCTATTTCAATCTTAAAAGGATTAAGAGATCGTTATGAAGCGCATCACCGTATCAACATTTCAGACGAAGCAATTGAAGCGGCTGTTAATATGAGTGATCGTTATATTTCTGATAGATTCTTACCAGACAAAGCAATCGACTTAATTGATGAAGCAAGTTCTAAAGTGAGACTTAGAAATTATACGACACCACCAAGTCTTAAAGAGCTTGAATTAGAACTAGAAACAGTTAAGAAAGAAAAAGATGCAGCAGTGCACTCTCAAGAATTTGAAAATGCTGCTAACTTAAGAGATAAACAAACAAAACTTGAAAAACAATTAGAAGATACGAAAAACGAATGGAAAAAAGCACAAGGTGAGAAGAATACTTGTGTAACGGCTGAAGATATTGCTGTAGTAGTAGCAAATTGGACAGGTGTTCCAATTACAAAATTAAATGAAACAGAATCAGAACGACTATTAAACTTAGAGTCTATACTTCATGGTCGTGTAATCGGTCAAAATGATGCTGTTCAATCTATTTCTAAAGCAGTTAGACGTGCAAGAGCAGGATTGAAAGATCCTAAGAGACCAATTGGTAGCTTCATATTCTTAGGTCCAACTGGTGTTGGTAAAACGGAACTTGCTCGTACACTAGCTGATGCAATGTTTGGTGAAGAAGATGCAATGATCAGAGTTGATATGAGTGAGTTCATGGAGAAACACTCTGTCAGTCGATTAGTAGGTTCTCCTCCAGGTTATGTAGGTCATGATGATGGTGGTCAATTAACTGAAAATGTAAGACGTAAACCATATTCAGTTATTTTATTTGATGAAATTGAAAAAGCACATCCAGATGTATTTAATATCTTATTACAAGTGTTGGATGATGGTCATTTAACAGATTCTAAAGGTCGTAAAGTAGACTTTAGAAATACGGTTATTATTATGACATCTAACGTAGGTGCTCAAGAGCTACAAAACGCTAGATTTGTAGGCTTTGGTGCGAAAGATAGTGGACCTGATTATGAAACAATCAGAAAAACAATGATGGATGAGTTGAAACAACAATTCAGACCAGAATTCTTGAACCGTGTGGATGATATTATCGTATTCCACAAACTAGAAAAGTCACATCTTAAAGAAATTGTTGCTAAGATGGCTGGCAACTTAACTAAACGTCTATCAGAACAAGGTATTCACATCACACTTTCTGATCCAGCACAAGAAAAAATTGCTGATGAAGGATTTGATCCTGAATATGGTGCGAGACCATTAACGCGTGCTATTCAAAAACATGTAGAAGATAACTTAAGTGAATTAATTTTATCTGGCCAAGACTTAGTAGGTAAAGATGTCATGGTTGATTACAGAGATGATGAATTTAAATTTGATATATCAGATCATAAAGAAGACGAAACAGAACAAGAAACTTCACAAGCTTAA
- a CDS encoding protein arginine kinase translates to MEEHINEHISDWMKKTDDTPIVMSSRIRLARNLQDEVHPLKYEDDETGNKVIDKVSKALSNLKLTKLSELSELEQNKLVFKHLISPALTKQQSGAVLLNEDESTSVMINEEDHVRIQVMGNNLVLNELYETASKLDDELDKHLTISYDEQHGFLTTCPTNIGTGLRASVMLHLPGLSIMKRMKRIGQAINRFGYTIRGIYGEGTGALGHVYQISNQLTLGKTEQEIIEDLTQIVEQIISEEEQIRQRLDRFNHMETKDRVHRAKGILKSAQLISVEEASLRLSEMKLGIDLGHLESNDFNFDNLMVTIQTPFFEGEDSEQSVDEKRATFLREHI, encoded by the coding sequence ATGGAAGAACATATCAATGAACATATTAGCGATTGGATGAAAAAAACAGATGATACGCCAATTGTCATGAGCTCCAGAATAAGACTTGCTCGAAACCTTCAAGATGAAGTTCATCCGCTCAAATACGAAGATGACGAAACAGGAAATAAAGTAATTGATAAAGTTAGTAAGGCATTATCAAATTTAAAACTTACAAAGTTATCTGAATTAAGTGAGCTTGAGCAAAATAAATTAGTATTTAAACATTTAATCAGTCCTGCACTTACGAAACAGCAGTCCGGCGCAGTACTATTAAATGAAGATGAATCTACAAGTGTTATGATTAACGAAGAAGACCATGTAAGAATACAAGTAATGGGCAACAATCTCGTGTTAAATGAACTTTATGAAACAGCATCTAAATTAGATGATGAGTTAGACAAACATTTAACAATTTCATACGATGAACAACATGGATTTTTAACGACATGTCCTACTAACATTGGAACTGGTTTAAGAGCGAGTGTCATGTTGCATTTACCAGGACTGAGCATTATGAAACGTATGAAAAGAATTGGCCAAGCAATTAATCGATTTGGTTATACAATTCGGGGTATATATGGAGAAGGAACAGGTGCACTAGGCCATGTATATCAAATATCGAATCAATTAACACTTGGTAAGACTGAACAAGAAATTATTGAAGACTTAACACAAATTGTTGAACAGATTATTAGTGAAGAAGAACAAATTCGACAAAGACTTGATCGCTTTAACCATATGGAAACGAAAGATAGAGTCCATCGTGCTAAAGGTATCTTAAAGTCAGCGCAGTTAATATCTGTTGAAGAAGCATCACTTAGGTTAAGTGAAATGAAACTCGGTATAGATTTAGGTCATCTCGAGAGTAATGACTTTAATTTTGATAATTTAATGGTTACAATACAAACACCATTCTTTGAAGGTGAAGACTCGGAACAATCTGTAGATGAAAAGCGAGCAACCTTTTTAAGAGAACACATATAA
- a CDS encoding UvrB/UvrC motif-containing protein — protein MLCEICGKEEATIQLTSTGKKHKTEQWICKNCASEHFYFQDDQMSDQNLDQEFVVNQFLQYLVGKHGINFKQVQPQEEKHCPTCGMTLPDIAKVGKFGCHDCYETFKDDVPQIIRRVQAGSGEHTGKIPVSSRSKIQLKQQIAEKEKILQGLIEEQAFEDAAVVRDEIKALKAEGEVK, from the coding sequence ATGCTTTGTGAAATTTGTGGTAAAGAAGAAGCAACGATTCAATTAACATCAACTGGTAAGAAACATAAAACTGAACAATGGATTTGTAAAAACTGTGCTTCAGAACATTTTTATTTCCAAGATGATCAAATGAGCGATCAAAATTTAGATCAAGAATTTGTTGTGAATCAATTTTTACAATATCTCGTAGGTAAACACGGCATTAACTTTAAGCAAGTTCAACCACAAGAAGAAAAGCACTGTCCTACTTGTGGCATGACTTTACCTGATATAGCTAAAGTAGGTAAGTTTGGTTGTCATGACTGTTATGAAACGTTTAAAGATGATGTACCTCAAATTATTAGAAGAGTGCAAGCGGGTAGTGGCGAACATACAGGTAAGATACCTGTTTCATCTAGAAGCAAAATCCAGCTTAAACAACAAATAGCTGAAAAAGAAAAAATCTTACAAGGTTTGATTGAAGAACAAGCTTTTGAAGATGCGGCAGTTGTTAGAGATGAAATCAAAGCTTTGAAAGCAGAAGGTGAGGTCAAGTAA
- a CDS encoding CtsR family transcriptional regulator has translation MHNMSDIIEQYLKQLLEEAQGDVVEIKRAHIAEKFDCVPSQLNYVIKTRFTNEHGYAIESKRGGGGYIRISKVETNSQSAFIRHLIELTGDQISQANAFRIVDGLFENKLITDREKKMILQTLHRDTLQIEIPYRDIIRANILKRILAVIHYS, from the coding sequence ATGCACAACATGTCGGATATCATTGAGCAATACTTAAAGCAATTGTTGGAAGAGGCTCAAGGTGATGTCGTTGAAATTAAACGTGCGCATATTGCTGAAAAGTTTGATTGTGTACCTTCCCAGTTAAACTATGTTATTAAAACAAGATTTACTAATGAGCACGGTTACGCTATTGAAAGTAAAAGAGGTGGTGGAGGTTACATTCGTATTTCTAAAGTCGAAACGAATAGTCAATCAGCATTTATTAGACATTTAATAGAGTTGACAGGTGATCAAATATCGCAAGCAAATGCATTTAGAATCGTTGACGGCTTATTTGAGAATAAGCTAATTACGGATAGAGAGAAAAAAATGATTTTACAAACACTTCATAGAGATACATTACAAATAGAAATACCATATAGAGATATTATTCGAGCAAATATATTGAAACGTATACTTGCCGTCATACATTATAGTTAA
- a CDS encoding NupC/NupG family nucleoside CNT transporter, with the protein MHYIIGIIGILLFLFLAWLVSSDKMRVRWQYIGLMIVIQFIFAFLLLKTTGGLTIIGGISNGFSYIIAKAMEGINFVFDGVANVDPKSNKPVSVYFLNVLMPIVFVSALIGILQYIKVLPLIIKYLGLVISKINGMGKLESYNAVASAILGQSEVFISIKKQLPLIPKHRMYTLTASAMSTVSASIIGAYFTMVEPRYVVTAIVLNLFGGFIMASIINPYTVDPKEDDIMIQESGEKQSFFEMLGEYILDGFKVAVIVAAMLIGYVALIGLLNGVTSNIFSAVSGGSISWDFQTLIGFIFAPFAFLAGIPWADAVQSGSIMATKVLSNEFVAMGILPEADISERANGIISVFLVSFANFGSIGIIAGAVKSLNDKQGDNVARFGLKLLYGATLVSFLSATIAGFFL; encoded by the coding sequence ATGCATTATATTATCGGGATTATCGGTATCTTATTATTCCTATTTTTAGCATGGCTAGTAAGCTCTGATAAAATGCGCGTCAGATGGCAGTATATAGGATTAATGATCGTAATTCAGTTTATATTTGCTTTCTTATTATTAAAAACAACAGGTGGATTAACTATCATAGGTGGAATTTCAAATGGCTTTAGCTATATCATAGCAAAAGCGATGGAGGGGATAAACTTTGTGTTTGATGGTGTAGCAAACGTCGATCCAAAGAGTAACAAACCTGTTTCAGTTTATTTCCTTAACGTATTGATGCCAATCGTATTTGTATCAGCACTTATCGGTATCTTACAATATATTAAAGTATTACCTCTTATCATTAAATATTTAGGATTAGTTATTTCTAAAATAAATGGTATGGGAAAATTAGAATCATATAACGCAGTTGCATCTGCAATTTTAGGTCAATCTGAAGTATTTATTTCTATAAAAAAACAACTTCCTTTAATTCCTAAGCATCGTATGTATACATTAACTGCTTCAGCTATGTCAACAGTTTCTGCATCTATTATCGGTGCATACTTTACAATGGTTGAACCAAGATATGTTGTAACAGCAATTGTATTAAACTTATTTGGTGGATTTATTATGGCATCCATTATAAATCCATATACAGTAGACCCTAAAGAAGACGACATTATGATTCAAGAGTCTGGAGAAAAACAGTCGTTCTTCGAAATGTTAGGAGAATATATTTTAGATGGTTTCAAAGTAGCGGTTATCGTTGCAGCAATGTTAATCGGTTATGTAGCATTGATTGGCCTCTTAAATGGTGTCACATCTAATATCTTCTCAGCTGTTTCTGGAGGTTCTATTTCTTGGGACTTCCAAACTTTAATTGGATTTATCTTTGCCCCATTTGCTTTCTTAGCAGGTATTCCATGGGCAGATGCAGTACAATCTGGTAGTATTATGGCAACTAAAGTTCTTTCGAATGAATTCGTTGCAATGGGTATTTTACCTGAAGCAGACATTTCTGAAAGAGCAAATGGTATCATTTCTGTATTCTTAGTTTCATTTGCAAACTTTGGATCAATTGGTATCATTGCCGGTGCTGTAAAATCATTAAATGATAAACAAGGAGATAACGTTGCACGATTTGGTTTAAAACTATTATACGGTGCAACACTTGTATCATTCTTATCAGCAACTATCGCTGGATTCTTCTTATAA
- the pdxT gene encoding pyridoxal 5'-phosphate synthase glutaminase subunit PdxT — MKIGVLGLQGAVREHIKHIEQTGHEGIVIKTVNQLNEIDGLVLPGGESTTMRRLMDLYGFTELLRNSELPMYGTCAGLILLAKAVVGQESHLNKLNVVVERNSFGRQVDSFEQDLDVKGIDEAVNAVFIRAPHIQSAHEGVEVLSTVEDRIVAVRQNQYLGISFHPELTDDYKIMKYFIEEIVEQYQVKQPQ; from the coding sequence ATGAAAATTGGTGTTCTAGGTCTACAAGGTGCGGTAAGAGAGCATATTAAGCATATAGAGCAAACTGGTCATGAAGGTATTGTAATTAAGACAGTCAATCAATTAAATGAAATTGATGGTCTCGTATTACCTGGTGGAGAATCGACAACTATGCGAAGATTAATGGATTTATATGGTTTTACTGAGTTGCTGAGAAATAGTGAATTACCTATGTATGGCACTTGTGCTGGTCTTATACTGTTAGCTAAAGCAGTTGTTGGACAGGAAAGTCATTTAAATAAATTAAATGTAGTTGTTGAAAGAAATTCGTTTGGTAGACAAGTCGATAGTTTTGAACAGGATTTAGATGTGAAAGGAATAGATGAAGCGGTTAATGCAGTATTTATACGTGCCCCGCACATACAATCTGCTCATGAAGGTGTAGAAGTGTTATCTACAGTTGAAGATAGAATAGTAGCTGTAAGACAAAATCAATACTTAGGTATATCTTTCCATCCAGAACTAACAGATGATTATAAAATCATGAAATATTTTATTGAAGAAATTGTTGAACAATATCAAGTGAAACAACCACAATAA
- the pdxS gene encoding pyridoxal 5'-phosphate synthase lyase subunit PdxS, producing the protein MSKITGSDKVKRGMAEMQKGGVIMDVVNAEQAKLAEEAGAVAVMALERVPSDIRAAGGVARMADPRIVEEVMNAVSIPVMAKGRIGHITEARILESMGVDYIDESEVLTPADEEYHLKKDDFTVPFVCGCRNLGEAARRIGEGAAMLRTKGEPGTGNIVEAVRHMRQVNSEVRKLAVMSDDEIMTEAKNIGAPYEILKEIKDLGRLPVVNFAAGGVATPADAALMMELGADGVFVGSGIFKSEAPEKFAKAIVQATTHYQDYKLITELSKELGPAMKGLDINQLSLEERMQERGW; encoded by the coding sequence ATGTCAAAAATTACTGGTTCAGATAAAGTTAAAAGAGGTATGGCAGAAATGCAAAAAGGTGGCGTAATCATGGATGTGGTTAATGCTGAACAAGCTAAGTTAGCTGAAGAGGCTGGTGCTGTAGCTGTAATGGCATTAGAACGTGTTCCATCTGATATTAGAGCGGCAGGTGGCGTAGCAAGAATGGCAGATCCTCGTATAGTGGAAGAAGTAATGAATGCTGTTTCAATTCCAGTTATGGCAAAAGGAAGAATTGGTCATATAACTGAAGCGCGCATTTTAGAATCAATGGGTGTGGATTACATAGATGAGTCAGAAGTATTAACACCAGCTGACGAAGAATATCATTTAAAGAAAGATGATTTTACAGTACCATTTGTATGTGGTTGCCGTAATTTAGGTGAAGCTGCACGTAGAATTGGTGAAGGTGCGGCCATGTTACGTACGAAAGGTGAGCCAGGTACTGGTAATATTGTTGAAGCTGTTCGTCATATGAGACAAGTTAATTCAGAAGTACGCAAATTAGCAGTTATGAGCGACGATGAAATTATGACTGAAGCTAAAAATATTGGTGCCCCTTATGAAATCCTAAAAGAAATTAAAGATTTAGGTCGTTTACCAGTTGTGAACTTTGCTGCAGGTGGTGTGGCAACACCAGCTGACGCTGCGTTAATGATGGAGTTAGGCGCTGACGGCGTATTTGTAGGTTCTGGTATATTCAAATCAGAAGCACCTGAAAAATTCGCAAAAGCTATCGTTCAAGCTACTACACATTACCAAGATTATAAATTGATCACTGAACTTTCTAAAGAATTAGGACCAGCTATGAAAGGTTTAGATATTAATCAATTATCATTAGAAGAACGTATGCAAGAGCGTGGATGGTAA
- a CDS encoding PLP-dependent aminotransferase family protein has translation MEMLMFDINRNINIPIYQQLYENIKQNIINDVMRHDEKLPSKRQLSHYLSVSQTTIEHAYQLLCDEGYIYSKNRSGFYINDIVNLPVTYKTKVPAQTNQDEISYKYSFKLGAIDKEHFPSDLFRKYAKEAFDEQQVHLLDSGHKQGDLNLRKEIGHYVFHSRGVNCSPQQIIVGSSTEQLLSIITDMISDSKYMIEDPLYKQVRNLLKRKHVPFEFIPVTQNGIDIEQIKKTDYDVVYITPSHQFPTGVIMDLKRRTQLIKWASEKSNRFIIEDDYDSEFRYGGRPIPALQSLDNSDSVIYVSTFSKSISPSLRVAYAVLPKNLITLYQKKTNIEGGTVPRHTQYMLSRFMNEGHFERHLNRMRKIYRTKRDHILKQLRKYPETFAISGELTGMHFILTVTNGLTIEDCISRIKEADIDIKPLSHYRFKKTDNKPHFVLGFGGINTEDTEDHINALISCLTKRKKTSSL, from the coding sequence ATGGAAATGCTTATGTTTGATATTAATAGAAATATTAATATACCAATATACCAACAACTTTATGAAAATATTAAACAAAATATCATTAACGATGTCATGAGACACGATGAAAAACTACCTTCAAAAAGACAATTGAGTCACTATCTCTCTGTCAGTCAGACAACTATCGAACATGCATATCAACTACTATGTGACGAGGGTTATATTTATAGCAAAAATCGATCAGGCTTCTATATTAATGATATTGTAAACTTGCCTGTAACTTATAAAACAAAAGTACCTGCTCAAACTAACCAAGATGAAATAAGCTATAAATATAGTTTTAAACTGGGTGCAATAGATAAAGAACACTTCCCAAGTGACCTGTTCAGAAAATATGCAAAAGAAGCATTCGACGAGCAACAAGTTCACCTTTTGGATAGTGGTCATAAACAAGGAGATTTAAATTTAAGAAAAGAAATCGGACATTATGTATTTCACAGTCGTGGCGTGAACTGTTCACCACAACAAATCATTGTAGGTTCATCAACTGAACAATTATTATCCATTATCACAGATATGATTTCTGATTCAAAATATATGATAGAAGACCCACTATATAAACAAGTGAGAAATTTACTCAAAAGAAAACATGTACCTTTTGAGTTTATACCTGTAACGCAAAATGGAATTGATATTGAACAAATCAAAAAGACTGATTATGATGTCGTCTATATCACACCAAGCCATCAGTTTCCTACCGGCGTCATTATGGATTTAAAACGACGAACTCAACTTATAAAATGGGCATCAGAGAAATCTAATCGCTTTATAATTGAAGATGACTATGACTCGGAATTCAGATATGGTGGCAGACCTATTCCAGCGCTACAAAGTTTAGACAACTCCGATAGTGTTATATATGTCAGTACATTCTCTAAATCAATCTCTCCGTCTCTACGTGTAGCTTATGCAGTATTACCTAAAAACTTAATCACACTCTATCAAAAGAAAACCAATATAGAAGGTGGCACGGTACCTAGACATACTCAATACATGCTCAGTCGTTTTATGAATGAAGGACATTTTGAAAGACATCTGAATCGAATGAGGAAAATATATAGAACTAAAAGAGATCATATTCTCAAACAACTTAGAAAGTATCCAGAAACTTTTGCAATCTCAGGAGAATTAACCGGGATGCATTTTATATTAACTGTTACAAACGGTCTAACTATAGAAGACTGTATAAGCAGAATTAAAGAAGCTGATATAGACATAAAACCACTATCTCACTACCGTTTCAAAAAAACAGACAACAAACCACATTTTGTACTGGGCTTTGGCGGAATAAATACAGAAGATACAGAAGATCATATTAACGCATTAATATCATGTTTAACCAAAAGAAAAAAGACTTCATCGTTATGA
- a CDS encoding FUSC family protein, protein MKKYFEETFKVNKKNLATKKALMQAIIVFIILSSSVLFGRFDLGLTAVLGSFSNIYVINGSYPSRIRKVIVVSVMLSICLMLGTLTITVPFLYALILGLIGMIAHFVLKAFQIPGPSSLFFVLTYSVASIMPIMPEDFLNRGLLVLCGGLVSTIVVIVDAIFNHKKPETESVLNIFKNLAHLTKNFSGKTFDDARSDTLNSIHHATNTLTTANTFWNKNKDYNRLLQLKGRAEAIWSSCLELSSKGYKVLPIEISESLKYIYKRIEGTETSDYLPIDYTGEDIYISELADLINNTVKLLNESDLQLDKQISYRKPMYSRIIKENLSKDSLVLMSSMQYGIILFASVIIAFGMGFERAYWIPMSCCSVLLGSSSLSTIQRALQRTVGTIIGMLVAVLILVFEPNTWTIVILMAILMGTAELLIAFNYTIAVMFITPNVLLMSAAITKHFDTYLVVPRITDVIIGSVIGLIGVLIVGRNQASKKLPKTINNTLRLQANILHTLFSSNKYQHNIADSTIIREMHTEIMNTKAMYQAALNEMDNNVKKVEYLYPIIFTVEQLAFTLERAYEKGNISTLSDQSIGLYLTTYENICKKVVFNTSYEPIELPQLKEFTSIRTELMKLQSLSSNKLDKKTS, encoded by the coding sequence ATGAAAAAATATTTTGAAGAGACGTTCAAAGTAAATAAAAAGAACTTAGCAACCAAAAAAGCATTAATGCAAGCTATTATAGTATTTATTATTTTATCGTCTAGTGTACTTTTTGGAAGATTCGATCTTGGATTGACGGCAGTACTAGGATCATTTAGTAATATTTATGTAATTAATGGATCTTATCCATCTAGAATAAGAAAAGTTATTGTCGTGTCTGTTATGTTAAGCATTTGTTTAATGTTAGGAACTTTAACAATTACAGTTCCATTTTTATATGCTTTAATATTAGGATTAATTGGTATGATTGCTCACTTTGTCTTAAAAGCATTTCAAATACCAGGACCATCTTCACTGTTTTTCGTACTTACTTATAGTGTTGCATCGATTATGCCTATTATGCCAGAAGATTTTCTGAACAGAGGTTTACTTGTATTATGTGGAGGACTTGTAAGTACAATAGTTGTTATAGTTGATGCTATTTTTAATCATAAAAAACCGGAAACTGAGAGTGTTTTAAATATTTTTAAAAATTTAGCTCATTTAACTAAAAACTTTAGTGGAAAAACATTTGATGATGCTCGTAGTGATACTTTAAACTCGATACATCATGCGACTAACACATTAACAACTGCGAATACTTTTTGGAATAAAAACAAAGATTATAATCGCTTATTACAATTAAAAGGTAGAGCAGAAGCTATATGGTCTAGTTGCTTAGAATTATCTTCAAAGGGCTATAAAGTTTTACCAATAGAAATAAGTGAATCTCTAAAATACATATATAAGAGAATTGAAGGAACTGAAACTTCAGATTATCTACCAATAGATTACACTGGAGAAGATATATATATAAGTGAATTAGCTGATTTGATTAATAATACGGTTAAGTTGCTTAATGAATCTGATTTACAACTAGACAAACAAATTAGCTATAGAAAGCCTATGTATTCAAGGATTATTAAAGAAAACTTATCTAAAGACTCTTTAGTGCTTATGTCATCTATGCAATATGGCATTATTTTATTTGCTTCTGTTATTATTGCATTTGGAATGGGATTTGAAAGAGCTTATTGGATACCTATGTCATGCTGTTCTGTATTGTTAGGTTCATCTTCTTTATCAACTATACAAAGAGCATTACAAAGAACAGTTGGTACAATTATAGGTATGTTAGTCGCAGTTTTGATTTTAGTATTTGAGCCGAATACATGGACCATTGTAATTTTAATGGCTATCTTGATGGGGACAGCTGAATTATTAATCGCATTTAACTATACGATTGCTGTTATGTTTATAACGCCAAATGTACTATTAATGTCTGCAGCTATAACTAAACACTTCGACACTTATTTAGTGGTACCTAGAATAACAGATGTTATCATTGGATCAGTGATAGGTTTGATAGGTGTACTAATAGTTGGAAGAAATCAAGCTTCTAAAAAATTACCGAAAACAATTAATAATACTTTGAGGTTACAAGCTAATATATTACACACACTATTTTCATCAAATAAATATCAACATAATATTGCAGATTCAACAATCATCAGAGAAATGCATACAGAAATCATGAATACTAAAGCGATGTATCAAGCAGCTTTAAATGAAATGGATAACAACGTTAAGAAGGTTGAATATTTATATCCAATTATATTTACCGTAGAGCAATTAGCTTTTACATTAGAAAGAGCATATGAAAAAGGTAACATCAGTACTTTATCTGATCAATCTATAGGTCTTTACTTAACAACCTATGAAAATATATGCAAAAAAGTAGTGTTTAATACAAGTTATGAACCTATTGAATTACCGCAATTAAAAGAGTTTACGAGTATTAGAACGGAATTAATGAAATTGCAAAGTTTAAGCAGTAATAAATTAGACAAAAAGACTTCATAA